One genomic window of Azospirillum sp. TSH58 includes the following:
- a CDS encoding DUF6468 domain-containing protein: MSPTLTLVLDLVMVGLLAATIAYAIILNRQIIKLRESRGEMAELVRGLNEAMSRAETGVRSLKKTAHETGDDLQRTVAKAQTLRDELEFMIEAADAMANRLGNVGGERPKPGPAARPAARPGLSARPPVASRPAVAPRPIVEDDLGHDDHDLHDHGHDDHDLHDHGHIDHDDHDDLPPLRSAAFRNEPLRADPSRAESLARRPTTAPDPILREGESLSRAERELLQAIENAGKGVG; the protein is encoded by the coding sequence ATGAGCCCGACCCTCACGCTCGTCCTCGATCTGGTGATGGTGGGGCTGCTCGCCGCGACCATCGCCTACGCGATCATCCTCAACCGGCAGATCATCAAGCTGCGGGAGAGCCGCGGCGAGATGGCCGAGCTGGTGCGCGGCCTCAACGAGGCCATGTCGCGCGCCGAAACCGGCGTGCGCAGCCTGAAGAAGACGGCCCACGAGACCGGCGACGACCTTCAGCGCACGGTCGCCAAGGCGCAGACCCTGCGCGACGAGCTGGAATTCATGATCGAGGCCGCCGACGCCATGGCCAACCGGCTGGGCAATGTCGGTGGGGAGCGGCCGAAGCCCGGCCCCGCGGCGCGTCCGGCGGCACGCCCCGGCCTGTCCGCCCGTCCGCCCGTGGCCTCCCGCCCGGCGGTCGCCCCGCGCCCGATCGTCGAGGATGATCTCGGTCACGACGACCACGATCTCCACGATCACGGGCACGACGACCATGATCTCCACGATCACGGCCACATCGACCACGACGATCACGACGACCTGCCGCCGCTGCGCTCCGCCGCGTTCCGGAACGAGCCGCTGCGCGCCGATCCGTCGCGGGCCGAGTCCCTGGCGCGCCGCCCGACGACGGCGCCCGATCCCATCCTGCGCGAGGGCGAGAGCCTGTCCCGCGCCGAGCGTGAACTTCTGCAAGCCATCGAGAACGCCGGCAAGGGGGTCGGATGA
- a CDS encoding MotE family protein encodes MSDATSTKGASSAPGGEPKVVIRPAGATPTGVRTSQSVAAQPPAQGAAQAAAQAAAKAAAKAKPKAKAKAKRKPAVPRRPLSERMREKMKAWRFRILPLTIFVAVLMLGVRVGDLWRITTRDARLPEFPATLAQGQSALPAPPMQLAANGAKPSPEPAQGGSSNGAPPNPTPPDNAALGPVKNEELLQHFAERRAEIERRTKELEQREALLTAAEKRIDQKVQEMEKVRTDIQKLMRQGDEKQAAQLESLVKIYETMKPKEAARIFEELDMPVLLGVVEKMKETKTAPILAAMDPLKAKELTSALIERRGLPAAPRN; translated from the coding sequence ATGAGCGACGCCACCAGCACGAAAGGCGCATCCTCCGCGCCCGGCGGAGAGCCCAAGGTCGTGATCCGCCCGGCCGGGGCCACCCCGACCGGGGTCCGCACCAGCCAGAGCGTGGCCGCCCAGCCGCCGGCCCAGGGCGCCGCGCAAGCCGCGGCCCAGGCCGCCGCCAAAGCCGCCGCCAAAGCGAAGCCGAAGGCCAAGGCGAAGGCGAAGCGCAAGCCGGCGGTCCCGCGCCGCCCGCTGTCGGAGCGGATGCGCGAGAAGATGAAGGCGTGGCGCTTCCGCATCCTGCCCTTGACCATCTTCGTCGCCGTCCTGATGCTGGGGGTGCGGGTCGGCGACCTGTGGCGGATCACCACGCGCGACGCCCGCTTGCCGGAGTTCCCGGCGACCCTGGCGCAGGGGCAGAGCGCCCTTCCGGCGCCGCCCATGCAGCTTGCCGCCAACGGCGCCAAGCCCTCCCCCGAACCGGCCCAGGGCGGGTCCAGCAACGGCGCGCCGCCCAACCCGACGCCGCCGGACAACGCCGCCCTCGGCCCGGTCAAGAACGAGGAGCTCCTCCAGCATTTCGCCGAGCGCCGCGCCGAGATCGAGCGCCGCACCAAGGAACTGGAGCAGCGCGAGGCCCTTCTGACCGCCGCCGAGAAGCGCATCGACCAGAAGGTGCAGGAGATGGAGAAGGTCCGCACCGACATCCAGAAGCTGATGCGCCAGGGCGACGAGAAGCAGGCCGCCCAGCTCGAAAGCCTCGTGAAGATCTATGAGACGATGAAGCCCAAGGAAGCCGCCCGCATCTTCGAGGAGCTGGACATGCCCGTCCTGCTGGGGGTGGTGGAGAAGATGAAGGAAACCAAGACGGCGCCGATCCTGGCCGCGATGGACCCGCTGAAGGCCAAGGAACTCACCTCCGCGCTCATCGAGCGGCGCGGTCTTCCCGCGGCACCGAGGAACTGA
- a CDS encoding general stress protein, translated as MNDQNKGRSSGGQHSGGNFKNDPERAAEAGHKGGQVSGGNFKNDPERASEAGQKGGQASGGNFKNDPERASEAGHKGGQASGGNFKNDPERASEAGRKGGEHSHGGGRSGGS; from the coding sequence ATGAACGACCAGAACAAGGGCCGCAGCTCAGGCGGCCAGCATTCCGGCGGCAACTTCAAGAACGATCCGGAACGCGCGGCGGAAGCCGGCCACAAGGGCGGCCAGGTTTCCGGCGGCAACTTCAAGAACGACCCGGAGCGTGCCTCCGAGGCCGGCCAAAAGGGCGGTCAGGCGTCCGGCGGCAACTTCAAGAACGATCCGGAGCGTGCGTCGGAAGCCGGCCACAAGGGCGGTCAGGCGTCCGGCGGCAACTTCAAGAACGACCCGGAACGCGCATCGGAAGCGGGCCGCAAGGGCGGCGAACACAGCCATGGTGGCGGGCGGAGCGGCGGGAGCTGA
- a CDS encoding protein phosphatase CheZ, whose protein sequence is MAPPVSSSLADQKLLRQQLDAAHAEAAQPLTREEVTDIVRSILGSMDGDISATDLRLYKEVVDLARFIESAKQELAALQPAEIRDQHIPNATDELDAVVGATEQATFAIFDACDVITGISGQIDPENSAKLTEQVTKIFEACNFQDITGQRISKVVRTLKHIESKVDMIVAAFGDEVRQNHTRPAAAAAVVHADPAPNFATDRAADDPEAGLLHGPQMTSAAMDQDEIDRLLASFD, encoded by the coding sequence ATGGCCCCGCCCGTTTCCTCCTCGCTCGCCGACCAGAAGCTCCTGCGCCAGCAGCTCGACGCCGCCCACGCCGAAGCGGCCCAGCCGCTGACCCGCGAGGAGGTGACGGACATCGTCCGCTCCATCCTCGGCAGCATGGACGGCGACATCTCCGCCACCGACCTGCGCCTCTACAAGGAGGTGGTGGACCTCGCCCGCTTCATCGAGAGCGCCAAGCAGGAGCTGGCGGCGCTCCAGCCCGCGGAAATCCGCGACCAGCACATCCCCAACGCCACGGATGAGCTGGACGCCGTGGTCGGCGCCACCGAGCAGGCCACCTTCGCCATCTTCGACGCCTGCGACGTCATCACCGGCATTTCCGGCCAGATCGACCCGGAGAACTCCGCGAAGCTGACCGAGCAGGTGACCAAGATCTTCGAGGCCTGCAACTTCCAGGACATCACCGGCCAGCGCATTTCCAAGGTCGTGCGCACGCTGAAGCACATCGAATCGAAGGTGGACATGATCGTCGCGGCCTTCGGCGACGAGGTGCGGCAGAACCACACCCGCCCCGCCGCTGCGGCGGCGGTGGTCCACGCCGATCCGGCGCCGAACTTCGCCACCGACCGTGCGGCGGACGATCCGGAGGCCGGGCTGCTGCACGGGCCGCAGATGACCAGCGCCGCCATGGACCAGGACGAGATCGACCGCCTGCTGGCGAGCTTCGATTAA
- a CDS encoding flagellar motor protein MotB, translating to MIRLPKLPKAEDKSGGHNRTIWLISFTDLMSLLLAFFVLMYSMSEPEAQRWTGLVKSLSSARSTAVTPSATPPEPKAAFNAATVESYSAINLDYLSALLRTQTAANEDLAAVEVRREDDRVVIGLPAHVMFDPTGGSFTDQGRRVLYLLGAAVGRIGNRIEVVGHAEREDQSAGLAWERALTRAVAVAALLRETGYKRDLVARSLMSEPPGIDPVPGGARVDVVVREETAGPPVSGAATDAEPEE from the coding sequence ATGATCCGCCTTCCCAAACTGCCCAAGGCCGAGGACAAGAGCGGCGGCCACAACCGGACGATCTGGCTGATCAGCTTCACCGACCTGATGTCGCTGCTGCTCGCCTTTTTCGTGCTGATGTACTCGATGAGCGAGCCGGAGGCCCAGCGCTGGACCGGGCTGGTCAAGTCGCTGTCGTCGGCCCGCTCGACCGCGGTCACGCCCTCCGCGACGCCGCCCGAGCCGAAGGCCGCTTTCAACGCCGCCACGGTGGAGTCATATTCGGCGATCAACCTGGATTATCTCAGCGCCCTGCTGCGTACCCAGACCGCGGCCAACGAGGATCTGGCGGCGGTGGAGGTGCGGCGGGAGGACGACCGCGTGGTGATCGGCCTGCCGGCCCATGTGATGTTCGATCCGACCGGCGGCAGCTTCACCGACCAGGGGCGTCGGGTCCTGTATCTGCTGGGCGCGGCGGTGGGCCGGATCGGCAATCGGATCGAGGTGGTCGGCCACGCCGAGCGGGAGGACCAGTCCGCCGGGCTGGCCTGGGAACGCGCCCTGACGCGCGCGGTTGCCGTTGCGGCGCTGCTGCGCGAGACGGGCTACAAGCGCGACCTCGTGGCGCGCAGCCTGATGAGCGAACCGCCCGGCATCGATCCGGTGCCCGGCGGGGCGCGGGTGGATGTGGTGGTGCGCGAGGAGACGGCGGGGCCGCCGGTGTCCGGGGCGGCCACCGACGCGGAGCCGGAGGAGTGA
- a CDS encoding potassium transporter Kup, with product MSDTTLKAAAPDKGRLAALTLGALGVVYGDIGTSPLYTLRECFSPEHGLALTPENILGIMSMVFWALVLVVTVKYVLFVMRADNKGEGGILALLALATNSRPDSTGRLSGLMAMGLFGAALFYGDGMITPAISVLSAVEGLEVAQPALERVVVPVTVGILIALFAIQSRGTEKVGRLFGPIMVAWFATLGLLGLIELVKEPQVLAALDPRHAVHFFASNGWIGFLVLGAVVLAVTGGEALYADMGHFGRRPIKVAWLAVVLPALLLNYLGQCALLLSDPTAVRSPFYLLVPEWGLYPMVLLSTCAAVIASQAVISGVFSLTRQAVQLGLCPRLDIRHTSQEEGGQIYIPRANWGLLFAVIGLVLWFESSSRLATAYGIAVTGDMVITTILALVVAHRRWNWSLPACLALGALFLSVDLALFLANAVKIPHGGWVPLVIAAVTLGLMSTWRRGRAVLNRRLAEDSLPLDSFIKRHAKSSDIQRVKGTAIFLTSSADTVPIALLHNLKHNQVMHERIVFLTVMVEDVPRVPAKERVVLEGLADGFYRLTVRYGFSQEPNIPKALRLCKAFGLEFDVMTTSFFLGRETLIPRINPQMAQWREKLFVVMSRTAVSATDFFKIPPNRVVELGTQVQL from the coding sequence ATGTCAGACACGACCCTGAAAGCCGCGGCACCCGACAAGGGCAGGCTGGCCGCGCTCACCCTCGGTGCGCTTGGCGTCGTTTACGGCGACATCGGCACCAGCCCGCTCTACACGCTGCGCGAATGCTTCTCGCCGGAGCATGGGCTCGCCCTGACCCCGGAGAACATCCTCGGCATCATGTCCATGGTCTTCTGGGCCCTGGTGCTCGTGGTCACGGTGAAATACGTGCTGTTCGTCATGCGGGCCGACAACAAGGGCGAAGGCGGCATCCTGGCCCTGCTGGCGCTGGCGACCAACAGCCGGCCCGACTCCACCGGACGGCTGTCCGGCCTGATGGCGATGGGCCTGTTCGGCGCCGCCCTGTTCTACGGCGACGGCATGATCACCCCGGCCATCTCCGTCCTCTCCGCGGTGGAGGGGCTGGAGGTGGCGCAGCCGGCGCTGGAGCGGGTCGTCGTGCCGGTGACCGTGGGCATCCTGATCGCCCTGTTCGCGATCCAGAGCCGCGGCACCGAGAAGGTCGGGCGGCTGTTCGGCCCGATCATGGTCGCGTGGTTCGCCACGCTGGGCCTGCTCGGCCTGATCGAGCTGGTCAAGGAGCCGCAGGTCCTGGCCGCGCTCGACCCGCGCCACGCCGTGCATTTCTTCGCCTCGAACGGCTGGATCGGCTTCCTGGTGCTGGGCGCCGTCGTGCTGGCCGTCACCGGGGGCGAGGCGCTCTACGCCGACATGGGCCATTTCGGCCGCCGCCCGATCAAGGTGGCGTGGCTGGCCGTGGTGCTGCCCGCGCTGCTTCTGAACTATCTCGGCCAATGCGCCCTGCTGCTGAGCGACCCCACGGCGGTGCGCAGCCCCTTCTATCTGCTGGTGCCGGAGTGGGGCCTCTATCCGATGGTCCTGCTGTCGACCTGCGCGGCGGTGATCGCCAGCCAGGCGGTGATCTCCGGCGTCTTCTCGCTGACCCGGCAGGCGGTGCAGCTCGGCCTGTGCCCGCGGCTGGACATCCGCCACACCTCGCAGGAGGAAGGCGGGCAGATCTACATCCCGCGCGCCAACTGGGGTCTGCTGTTCGCGGTCATCGGGCTGGTTCTGTGGTTCGAGTCCTCCAGCCGGCTGGCGACCGCCTACGGCATCGCGGTGACCGGCGACATGGTCATCACCACCATCCTGGCGCTGGTCGTGGCGCACCGCCGCTGGAACTGGAGCCTGCCGGCCTGTCTGGCGCTGGGCGCCCTGTTCCTCAGCGTCGATCTGGCGCTGTTCCTCGCCAACGCGGTCAAGATCCCGCACGGCGGCTGGGTGCCGCTGGTCATCGCCGCGGTGACTCTCGGGCTGATGTCGACGTGGCGCCGCGGCCGCGCCGTCCTGAACCGCCGTCTGGCCGAGGATTCCCTGCCGCTGGACAGCTTCATCAAGCGGCACGCCAAGTCCTCCGACATCCAGCGGGTGAAGGGCACGGCGATCTTCCTGACCTCCAGCGCCGACACGGTGCCCATCGCCCTGCTGCACAACCTGAAGCACAATCAGGTGATGCACGAGCGCATCGTCTTCCTGACCGTGATGGTCGAGGACGTGCCCCGCGTCCCGGCCAAGGAGCGCGTCGTCCTGGAAGGGCTGGCCGACGGCTTCTACCGCCTGACGGTCCGCTACGGCTTCTCACAGGAGCCGAACATCCCCAAGGCGCTGCGGCTGTGCAAGGCGTTCGGGCTGGAGTTCGACGTGATGACCACCTCCTTCTTCCTCGGCCGCGAGACGCTGATCCCCCGCATCAACCCGCAGATGGCCCAGTGGCGGGAGAAGCTGTTCGTCGTGATGTCGCGCACCGCGGTCAGCGCCACCGACTTCTTCAAGATCCCGCCGAACCGCGTGGTCGAGCTGGGCACCCAAGTCCAGCTTTGA
- the fliP gene encoding flagellar type III secretion system pore protein FliP (The bacterial flagellar biogenesis protein FliP forms a type III secretion system (T3SS)-type pore required for flagellar assembly.): MTTGRGTTKRLAFAGLLALAIGVAGALAAGPALAQSMTFDLGDAGGSTTGRIVQMVALITVLSLAPSILIMMTAFTRIVIVLSFLRSALGIQQVPPNTVLMSLAVFLTFFVMAPVFERSYNQGIQPLINQDIDETEAFRRTVAPLREFMLKHTSEKDLRLFMDMARIENVTDAEQTPLHVLVPAFMISEIKRAFEIGFLLFLPFLIIDMVVSSILMSMGMMMLPPTMVAIPFKIIFFVLVDGWYLIAGSLARSFGTL; this comes from the coding sequence ATGACCACCGGCAGGGGCACGACCAAACGGCTGGCCTTCGCCGGCCTGCTGGCGCTGGCGATCGGGGTGGCCGGGGCGCTGGCCGCCGGGCCGGCCCTGGCGCAGAGCATGACCTTCGACCTGGGCGACGCCGGGGGATCGACCACCGGGCGCATCGTCCAGATGGTCGCGCTGATCACGGTGCTGTCGCTGGCGCCGTCGATCCTGATCATGATGACGGCCTTCACCCGCATCGTCATCGTGCTGTCCTTCCTGCGTTCGGCGCTGGGCATCCAGCAGGTGCCGCCGAACACGGTGCTGATGTCGCTGGCGGTCTTCCTGACCTTCTTCGTCATGGCCCCGGTGTTCGAGCGCTCCTACAACCAGGGCATCCAGCCGCTGATCAACCAGGACATCGACGAGACGGAGGCGTTCCGCCGCACGGTCGCCCCCCTGCGCGAATTCATGCTGAAGCACACCAGCGAGAAGGACCTGCGCCTGTTCATGGACATGGCGCGCATCGAGAACGTGACCGACGCCGAGCAGACCCCGCTGCACGTTCTGGTCCCCGCCTTCATGATTTCGGAGATCAAGCGGGCCTTCGAAATCGGCTTCCTGCTGTTCCTGCCCTTCCTGATCATCGACATGGTGGTGTCGTCCATCCTGATGTCGATGGGCATGATGATGCTGCCGCCGACCATGGTGGCGATCCCGTTCAAGATCATCTTCTTCGTGCTGGTGGACGGCTGGTACCTGATCGCCGGATCGCTGGCCCGCAGTTTCGGCACGCTGTAG
- a CDS encoding flagellar biosynthetic protein FliO, with protein sequence MGLDQYIQFVLALAFVIALIVLVAWVMRRIGFGGMTATSGRQRRLGVVEVLPLDGKRRLVLVRRDDREHLLLLSAFGDQVVDQAPRGGFQGALAEASAPPSALSPSALPPSAALPPAGERS encoded by the coding sequence ATGGGCCTCGACCAGTACATCCAATTCGTTCTCGCCCTCGCCTTCGTCATCGCGCTGATCGTGCTGGTGGCCTGGGTGATGCGCCGCATCGGTTTCGGCGGCATGACCGCCACGTCGGGACGCCAGCGCCGGCTGGGCGTCGTCGAGGTGCTGCCGCTCGACGGCAAGCGCCGGCTGGTGCTGGTCCGCCGCGACGACCGCGAGCATCTGCTGCTGCTGAGCGCCTTCGGCGACCAGGTGGTCGACCAGGCGCCGCGCGGCGGCTTCCAGGGCGCGCTGGCCGAGGCCTCCGCCCCGCCGTCCGCTCTTTCGCCGTCCGCTCTCCCGCCGTCCGCCGCCCTGCCGCCCGCCGGGGAACGGTCATGA
- a CDS encoding EscU/YscU/HrcU family type III secretion system export apparatus switch protein produces MSEPTPNHRPLPNRPVAVALKYELGDQSLPRVVATGKGHVAEQILELAFANGVKVREDADLVQILSAVDIDSEIPIEAIAAVAEILAYVYRANGTLPAAAAAAEPDVGEAP; encoded by the coding sequence TTGTCCGAGCCGACTCCGAACCACCGCCCCCTCCCCAACCGCCCCGTCGCGGTCGCGCTGAAGTATGAGCTGGGCGACCAGTCCCTGCCCCGCGTGGTCGCCACCGGCAAGGGCCATGTGGCCGAACAGATCCTGGAGCTGGCCTTCGCCAACGGAGTGAAGGTGCGCGAGGACGCCGACCTCGTGCAGATCCTGTCGGCGGTGGACATCGACTCGGAAATCCCCATCGAGGCCATCGCCGCCGTGGCGGAGATCCTCGCCTACGTCTACCGCGCCAACGGCACGCTGCCGGCAGCGGCGGCGGCGGCGGAACCGGACGTTGGAGAGGCGCCGTGA
- the flgB gene encoding flagellar basal body rod protein FlgB, which produces MNLENLGLFKLMSRKMGWLTERQNVIAANIANADTPDYKGRDLKPFTFRDALSDSRRLQPAATNASHLQGTRGAGGLNQEQRQRNPYETAPDGNNVVLEEQMLKQGQTGMDYQTITNLYKKQVNLLRSAIRSGG; this is translated from the coding sequence ATGAATCTCGAGAATCTCGGCCTCTTCAAGCTGATGTCGCGCAAGATGGGCTGGCTGACCGAACGCCAGAACGTGATTGCTGCGAACATCGCGAACGCCGACACGCCGGATTACAAGGGCCGGGACCTGAAGCCCTTCACCTTCCGCGACGCCCTGTCCGACAGCCGCCGCCTCCAGCCCGCCGCGACCAACGCCTCGCACCTTCAGGGAACGCGCGGCGCGGGCGGGCTGAACCAGGAGCAGCGCCAGCGCAATCCCTACGAGACGGCGCCGGACGGCAACAACGTGGTCCTGGAAGAGCAGATGCTGAAGCAGGGCCAGACCGGCATGGACTACCAGACGATCACGAACCTCTACAAGAAGCAGGTCAACCTGCTCCGCTCCGCCATCCGCAGCGGCGGTTGA
- the flgC gene encoding flagellar basal body rod protein FlgC — MDLYTSMAVSASGMKAQGTRLKTIAENLANANTTAETPGDLPYRRKVVMFQNALDRQMGVDLVRVAKIDVDKKDFERRYDPSHPSADADGYVLLPNVNSVVEAMDMREAQRSYEANLSAVDSARQMLMRTIDILRA; from the coding sequence ATGGATCTCTACACGTCGATGGCGGTGTCCGCGTCCGGCATGAAGGCGCAGGGCACGCGCCTGAAGACCATCGCGGAAAATCTGGCCAACGCCAACACCACGGCGGAGACGCCGGGCGATCTGCCCTACCGGCGCAAGGTCGTGATGTTCCAGAACGCCCTGGACCGCCAGATGGGGGTCGATCTCGTCCGCGTCGCCAAGATCGACGTGGACAAGAAGGACTTCGAGCGGCGCTACGACCCCTCGCACCCGTCCGCGGACGCCGACGGCTACGTGCTGCTGCCCAACGTCAATTCGGTGGTCGAGGCGATGGACATGCGCGAGGCGCAGCGCTCCTACGAGGCCAACCTGTCGGCGGTGGACAGCGCCCGCCAGATGCTGATGCGCACCATCGACATCCTCCGCGCCTGA
- the fliE gene encoding flagellar hook-basal body complex protein FliE gives MVNPINAAAAYANTAASTTGPGMAPRNGVSFGDVLEQTAKEVIGDLKQGETMTAKAAVGQADLTDVVQAVTNAEVTLQTVTAVRDKVLSAYQEILRMPI, from the coding sequence ATGGTCAACCCGATCAACGCCGCCGCGGCCTACGCGAACACGGCCGCCTCCACGACCGGGCCGGGCATGGCGCCGCGCAACGGCGTCAGCTTCGGCGATGTTCTGGAGCAGACCGCCAAGGAGGTCATCGGCGACCTGAAGCAGGGCGAGACGATGACCGCCAAGGCCGCCGTCGGGCAGGCCGACCTGACCGACGTGGTCCAGGCCGTCACCAACGCCGAGGTGACTCTGCAGACCGTCACGGCCGTGCGCGACAAGGTGCTGTCGGCCTACCAGGAAATCCTGCGCATGCCGATCTGA
- a CDS encoding flagellar biosynthetic protein FliQ codes for MSETDVIEICRTSIVTLVFVVAPVLVAMMVVGTVISVFQAVTQISEQTLAMVPKVLLVFGLSILLMPFMLGELRSFFEHEVADRIVAIGTGANSVPNAGNLPGGGG; via the coding sequence ATGAGCGAAACCGACGTCATCGAGATCTGCCGCACCTCCATCGTCACGCTGGTGTTCGTGGTGGCGCCGGTGCTGGTCGCCATGATGGTGGTCGGCACGGTCATCTCGGTGTTCCAGGCGGTCACCCAGATCAGCGAGCAGACGCTGGCCATGGTGCCGAAGGTGCTTCTGGTCTTCGGCCTGTCGATCCTGCTGATGCCCTTCATGCTGGGCGAGCTGCGCTCCTTCTTCGAGCATGAGGTCGCCGACCGCATCGTCGCCATCGGCACCGGAGCCAACAGCGTCCCCAACGCCGGAAACCTGCCCGGCGGCGGCGGATGA
- the fliR gene encoding flagellar biosynthetic protein FliR → MNLLQQFLGDQIFLWLLVFARVGTAFSIMPTIGDAFVSTRTRLLFSVAVSVLVAPVLGDRMPPMPDNIFRLFVLIAGEVTVGIFMGTVARLLMGALEVAGTIIALQSGLSNAQMFNPAMASQGSLPGALMGWLGLLLIFITNLHHLLIMAVVDSYSTFAPGAAIPIDDMANVVGQLVGKSFMLGVQMAAPFLISGMLFALALGLLNKLAPQIQVFFLFTSLQVALGLFMFALTLAAMMMFWLTHFEAAFVDFLRPG, encoded by the coding sequence ATGAACCTGCTCCAGCAGTTCCTGGGCGACCAGATCTTCCTCTGGCTGCTGGTGTTCGCGCGCGTCGGGACGGCCTTCAGCATCATGCCGACCATCGGCGACGCCTTCGTCTCCACCCGCACGCGCCTTCTCTTTTCCGTCGCGGTCAGCGTTCTGGTGGCGCCGGTTTTGGGCGACCGCATGCCGCCGATGCCCGACAACATCTTCCGCCTGTTCGTCCTGATCGCCGGGGAGGTGACCGTCGGCATCTTCATGGGCACCGTCGCCCGCCTGCTGATGGGCGCCCTGGAGGTGGCCGGGACGATCATCGCGCTGCAGTCCGGCCTGTCGAACGCCCAGATGTTCAATCCGGCCATGGCGTCGCAGGGGTCGCTGCCCGGCGCCCTGATGGGGTGGCTGGGGCTGCTGCTGATCTTCATCACCAACCTGCACCATCTGCTGATCATGGCGGTGGTGGACAGCTATTCGACCTTCGCGCCGGGGGCGGCGATCCCCATCGACGACATGGCGAACGTGGTCGGGCAGCTGGTCGGCAAGTCCTTCATGCTCGGCGTGCAGATGGCGGCGCCGTTCCTGATCTCGGGCATGCTGTTCGCGCTGGCGCTGGGGCTGCTGAACAAGCTGGCGCCGCAGATCCAGGTGTTCTTCCTCTTCACCTCGCTCCAGGTCGCGCTGGGGCTGTTCATGTTCGCCCTGACGCTGGCCGCGATGATGATGTTCTGGCTGACCCATTTCGAGGCCGCCTTCGTCGATTTCCTGAGACCGGGCTGA
- the flhB gene encoding flagellar biosynthesis protein FlhB, producing the protein MSEDADESSKTEDPTQKKLDEAHKQGQYAMTQEIGNWLMIAAALVILVTTLPGTLKGMVPRLNFFFENLDQIPMDQGGVGAVLMRVMKDILWALWLPILFLLFAGVIGTIGQKGFNVSWELIAPKLGKLNPISGIANLFSAQKGVDLLKSLAKVAVVGVVAYIALQPMMLTIEHFIGIDMMMLLREMDGLTFRLLAGVLAILTLIAGADLFWQRHSFDKKMRMTKQEVKDEHKQAEGDPHVKGRIRQLRFERARKRMMAAVPGADVVVTNPTHFAVALKYDAQTMGAPMVVAKGADAVAFKIREIAEENGVPVMENPPLARALYAACDIDEEVPSEHYRAVAEVITYVFKLKGRAVRN; encoded by the coding sequence GTGTCCGAAGACGCGGATGAATCATCCAAAACAGAAGATCCGACGCAAAAGAAGCTCGACGAGGCCCACAAGCAGGGCCAGTACGCGATGACCCAGGAAATCGGCAACTGGCTGATGATCGCCGCGGCGCTGGTGATCCTGGTGACGACCCTGCCCGGCACGCTGAAGGGCATGGTGCCCCGCCTGAACTTCTTCTTCGAGAACCTGGACCAGATTCCCATGGACCAGGGCGGGGTCGGGGCGGTGCTGATGCGGGTGATGAAGGACATCCTGTGGGCGCTGTGGCTGCCGATCCTGTTCCTGCTGTTCGCCGGGGTGATCGGCACCATCGGGCAGAAGGGCTTCAACGTCTCGTGGGAGCTGATCGCGCCGAAGCTGGGGAAGCTGAATCCGATCTCCGGCATCGCCAATTTGTTCAGCGCCCAGAAGGGCGTCGATCTGCTGAAGAGTCTGGCCAAGGTCGCGGTGGTCGGGGTCGTCGCCTACATCGCGCTCCAGCCGATGATGCTCACCATCGAGCATTTCATCGGCATCGACATGATGATGCTTCTGCGCGAGATGGACGGCCTGACCTTCCGGCTGCTGGCCGGCGTGCTGGCCATCCTGACCCTGATCGCCGGGGCCGACCTGTTCTGGCAGCGCCACAGCTTCGACAAGAAGATGCGCATGACCAAGCAGGAGGTGAAGGACGAGCACAAGCAGGCCGAAGGCGACCCGCATGTGAAGGGCCGCATCCGCCAGTTGCGCTTCGAGCGGGCGCGCAAGCGCATGATGGCGGCGGTGCCCGGTGCCGACGTGGTGGTGACCAACCCGACCCACTTCGCCGTCGCGCTGAAATACGACGCCCAGACCATGGGCGCGCCGATGGTGGTGGCGAAGGGCGCCGACGCCGTCGCCTTCAAGATCCGCGAGATCGCCGAGGAGAACGGCGTGCCGGTGATGGAGAATCCGCCCCTCGCCCGTGCGCTCTATGCCGCATGCGATATCGACGAGGAGGTTCCGTCCGAGCACTATCGCGCGGTGGCGGAAGTCATTACCTATGTCTTCAAGCTGAAAGGGCGCGCGGTGCGGAACTGA